A section of the Aquificaceae bacterium genome encodes:
- the rimO gene encoding 30S ribosomal protein S12 methylthiotransferase RimO has product MKVGVISLGCAKNLVDTEVLLGKLKGGGARLVSDPRNADVIVINTCGFIEPAKAEAIETILEFSEKKKVIVMGCLVQRYREELQKEIPEVMAYFGTESWNEVLKFLGLESAERSERVLTTPSSYAYLKIAEGCNRLCSFCAIPLIRGKHRSKPMEEVLREARYLAEREVKELCVVSQDTTYYGRDIYGKGALVKLLQELEKIEGIRWIRLLYLYPTEVEEELISLMADSEKLLPYFDMPLQHISSEVLRSMRRGYDESFVRGLVEKIRKKLPQAVLRTTFIVGYPTETEEDFRRLLEFVSEGHFHWLGVFTYSQEEGTHAFPLGDPWSAEEKERRKTELLSLQESITRKKNEEFVGRELELIIDGFDDEFGYIPVGRIYAQAPEVDGITYLETEGELKTGDMIRVKITQVGGYDLGAVECKD; this is encoded by the coding sequence ATGAAGGTAGGTGTTATAAGCCTTGGCTGTGCCAAGAATCTTGTGGATACGGAGGTGCTCCTCGGAAAGTTGAAGGGCGGTGGTGCAAGATTGGTAAGCGACCCTAGAAATGCGGATGTTATAGTGATAAACACCTGCGGTTTTATAGAGCCTGCAAAGGCGGAAGCCATAGAAACAATCCTGGAGTTTTCTGAAAAGAAGAAGGTTATAGTAATGGGCTGTCTGGTGCAGAGATACAGAGAAGAGCTGCAGAAGGAGATTCCAGAGGTGATGGCATACTTTGGAACAGAAAGCTGGAATGAAGTGCTGAAGTTCCTCGGTCTTGAGTCTGCAGAGAGGTCAGAAAGGGTTCTTACCACGCCCAGTTCCTATGCCTATCTGAAGATTGCTGAAGGATGCAACAGGCTCTGCTCCTTCTGTGCCATTCCTCTCATAAGGGGGAAACATCGCTCAAAGCCCATGGAAGAAGTCCTCCGGGAAGCCAGATATCTGGCAGAAAGGGAAGTAAAGGAGCTGTGCGTAGTCTCTCAGGACACCACTTACTACGGAAGGGACATCTACGGAAAGGGTGCACTGGTAAAACTTCTGCAGGAGCTTGAAAAGATAGAGGGCATAAGGTGGATAAGGCTCCTGTATCTGTATCCCACAGAGGTAGAGGAAGAGCTCATCTCCCTTATGGCTGATTCTGAAAAGCTACTTCCTTACTTTGACATGCCCCTCCAGCACATAAGCTCCGAGGTGCTCAGAAGCATGAGAAGGGGCTATGACGAGTCCTTTGTAAGGGGGCTTGTAGAGAAGATAAGGAAAAAGCTTCCTCAGGCGGTGCTGAGAACCACCTTCATAGTGGGCTATCCCACAGAGACCGAGGAGGACTTCAGGAGGCTTTTAGAGTTTGTCTCCGAGGGGCACTTCCACTGGTTAGGTGTCTTTACCTACTCTCAGGAGGAGGGCACGCATGCTTTTCCTCTGGGAGACCCCTGGTCGGCGGAGGAAAAAGAAAGAAGAAAGACAGAGCTTCTCAGCCTTCAGGAGAGCATAACTCGTAAGAAAAACGAAGAGTTTGTGGGCAGGGAACTTGAGCTAATTATTGATGGTTTTGATGATGAGTTTGGCTATATTCCTGTTGGCAGGATATACGCTCAGGCACCAGAAGTGGACGGA
- a CDS encoding MBL fold metallo-hydrolase, whose product MRYLKLAFLLVFIAYAMAPEMKLRRVQKDIYMVRGVDALPSLENRGFMSNAFAVLTEEGWVVVDALSTPELSREFVQNLMRVKKAPVKYAIITHYHPDHWYGAKSYRDLGAKIVAHKKLMEFYQSGEARLALEGAKQRFGELFKNVDLVPPDVVVEDRYTLKAGRKTFEIVYMGPAHTDNDLVVYMPTEKVLFTGDLVLKDRIPFMGDRGASSKGLVEALQKIKKMDAKVLLGGHNEPMDMSAVDFTLGYAQFLREDIKRLKEQGKSIDEIREALKDNPYRKYVMYDAFHNANLFRIDSELDMEE is encoded by the coding sequence CTTTATTGCCTACGCCATGGCGCCGGAGATGAAACTCAGAAGAGTGCAGAAGGACATTTACATGGTCCGGGGTGTGGATGCACTGCCTTCTTTAGAAAACAGGGGCTTTATGTCCAATGCCTTTGCAGTGCTTACAGAGGAAGGCTGGGTGGTTGTAGATGCCCTTTCAACTCCTGAGCTTTCAAGGGAGTTTGTGCAAAACCTGATGAGGGTAAAGAAGGCTCCCGTAAAATACGCCATAATAACCCACTACCACCCAGACCACTGGTATGGAGCGAAGAGCTATAGAGACCTCGGAGCCAAGATTGTGGCTCATAAAAAGCTGATGGAGTTCTACCAGTCGGGTGAGGCAAGGCTTGCCCTTGAGGGTGCAAAGCAGAGGTTTGGAGAGCTCTTCAAAAATGTGGACCTTGTCCCACCTGATGTGGTAGTAGAGGACAGGTATACGTTGAAGGCAGGGAGAAAGACCTTTGAGATAGTTTACATGGGACCTGCCCATACGGACAACGACCTCGTAGTTTACATGCCCACAGAGAAGGTTCTGTTTACGGGAGACCTCGTGCTGAAGGACCGTATTCCCTTTATGGGAGACAGGGGGGCGAGCTCAAAGGGGCTTGTGGAAGCTCTTCAGAAGATAAAGAAGATGGACGCAAAAGTTCTCCTTGGAGGACACAACGAGCCCATGGATATGTCCGCCGTTGACTTTACCCTTGGCTATGCGCAGTTCCTCAGGGAAGATATAAAAAGGCTGAAGGAACAGGGCAAGAGTATAGACGAGATAAGAGAAGCCCTGAAAGACAACCCCTACAGAAAATATGTCATGTATGATGCTTTCCACAATGCCAACCTTTTCAGGATAGACTCAGAGCTTGATATGGAGGAGTGA